CCACCGATTTCAGCATAATTAGCTTGTGATTTTTTGCTTCTGAGGGTGGAAATTAACCAAGCGAGGGGTTTTTGTAACCAAGGAAAAGGTAGGCGGATGATTTCCGGATCAGAAAAAAGGTTATAAAGGAAAGGACGCACATCCTCTATTTTTTCTGGACCACCTAAGTTCAATAATAATACTCCTGTACGATCCATGATGTTTTAATATTTAGTTATTTTAAGTTTCTTTGCTAATTGTAACAATATCTTATCTTTCCTTTAAATTTATGAGGGGAATTATACTTAATTGACTCTTAAATCTAGGAATTGTTGAGTTAATGATAACTTTTTTCGACAACCATTAGAAATCGGATTTTCGGCGCAGGGCGCTGGGGGGAGAAAGTAGTGCTTCATTGTCAAATTTTTAGTTGAGACAAAGTAATAAGTAAAAAGTAATAAGTGTTGATTGTTTTTAATGAAAGAAGAAAGGGAAGCAGAGGGAGAATAGAGAGATGATTAATTATTCATTATTAACTATTCATGTCCACTGCTAATGTATAATAAGCAATCACATTATATCGAGAACATTAGGTGATGTCTGAGAAATTTTCCCGCCGTACTAAAATTGTTGCCACCGTGGGTCCTGCTTGTGCTAATGCGGAAACTCTACGCCAAATGATTTTGGCGGGTGCTAATACTTTTCGTCTCAATTTTTCTCATGGTAGCCATGAGGTGCATCAAAGTAGCATTCGTTTAATTCGTCAGGTGGAAAATGAGCTAAATCACCCCATCGGCATTTTACAAGATTTACAAGGACCTAAAATTAGGTTAGGGAAATATGAATGCGGTTCTATTGACTTGAATGAGGGCGATCATTATATTCTGACCAGTAGGGAGGTAAAATGTGACCAAAATATTGCTTCCATTAGTTACGAATATTTAGCGGAAGAAGTTCCTCCCAGCGCCCGTATCCTCATCGATGATGGTAGGGTGGAGATGGTAGTTAAAGAAATTGACTTGGAGAATAAAGACCTTCATTGTCAAGTGGTTGTGGGTGGTACTCTTTCTAGTAATAAAGGGGTGAATTTTCCTAATGTTTATCTCTCCGTTAAAGCCCTCACGGAAAAAGATAAAAAAGATTTGATGTTTGGTTTAGATCAACGGGTGGATTGGGTAGCTTTGAGTTTTGTGCGCAATCCAGAAGATATGATCGAAATTAAAAATTTAATTGCTAGTGCTGGAAAATCCACTCCAGTTATTGCCAAAATTGAAAAACACGAAGCCATTGAACAAATGGAAGAAATTTTGGCGCTTTGTGATGGGGTAATGGTGGCAAGGGGTGATTTAGGGGTAGAGTTACCGGCGGAAGATGTGCCGATTTTACAAAAACGCTTGATTCGTACGGCTAATCGTCTCGGTATCCCTATCATTACGGCTACTCAAATGCTAGATAGTATGGCAAATAGCCCTAGCCCTACTCGGGCGGAGGTTTCTGATGTGGCTAATGCTATCCTTGATGGTACTGATGCGGTAATGTTATCCAATGAAACGGCGGTGGGTAAATATCCCGTCAAAGCGGTAGCAACCATGTCTAAAATCGCTAAACGCATTGAAGCGGAGCGAGATATTTTGGTGACAAATGCCCTTGCGGTGGCGGATAGTCAGAATATTCCTAATGCGATTTCGGGCGCTGTGGCACAAATTGCCAAGCAGTTAAATGCTAGTGCCATTATGACTTTAACTAAAACTGGTTCTACAGCTCGTAATGTATCAAAATTTCGCCCTCAAACTCCGATTTTTGCTATAACCCCTCATGTTAGTGTTTCCCGTCAGTTACAATTGGTATGGGGAGTTAAACCTTTATTGTTGCTAGATATGCCGGGGTTGAAACAAGTATTTAATTCTGCCATTGAGGTAGCACGAGAACAAAATCTATTGGAAGATGGTAACGTGGTGGTGATGACGGCTGGTACCTTACAGGGGGTAGCTGGTTCAACTGATTTGATTAAGGTGGAAATTGTCAAGGGTTTACTTACTGAGGGTATTGGTATCGGTCAAGGGGTCATTACCGGTAGAACTAAAGTAGTACAAAGTATCAGTAATTTGAGTAATTTTACTCAGGGAGATATTTTAGTGGCAAAAAGTACCGATAGTCAATATGTAGATGCCATGCGTTTGGCTAGTGGTATTATTACCGAAGAACCGGGGGTAAGGTCTCACGCCGCTCAAATTGGGATGCGTTTAGGTATCCCTGTTATTGTGGGGGTGAAGGGCGCTACTAAAGTGATTCGAGATGCTAGTTTTGTGACGATGAAAATTGAGCAGGGCTTGGTTTATGTTGGTACTGATGGCACTCAAGACTCGGTAGATTAATCAACAATTGATAATTCACAAAAAAATTATTAATTCATAACTCATAATTCATAATTCATAATTCCATAAGTTTTATGGTAAAAATATGATAAAATGTACTTATCGCTTAATTATAACGTCGGAAAGTATGTCTAGTGGCAACGGTACAGAAAATAACAACTTATCTCCACGGGAGTTAGAAATTTTAGAGCTAGTAGCCACTGGCTTAACTAATCATGATATTGCTGATAAGTTAGAAATCAGTAAGCGCACGGTGGATAATCATATTAGTAATATTCTCACGAAAACAAAAACTGATAATCGAGTTGAGTTGGTGCGGTGGGCGCTACAGTGGGGCAAAATTTGTCTTGATGAAGTAAATTGCTGTGTTTTACCCGGTGCTTCTGCGGTAATTGAATAATTGTTGAAAAAAATCGAGGGTTTCAAACCCTGCCTTTTAGGTCATAATTGTGTTAAACTTAAACACAGTAAGCGTATAGCAATTAGATACGGTGGGACACATCGAAATTAACGCTTGGGGAGTGGCTCTGCTAACTGGCATAAGTAGTAATATTTGTGTCCAACTAGATACGAGTGTGTAAGACCAAAATAAAGGGACGTAATATATTATGTTCGTAATGTTAAGGTACTTATTCAACCCAAGAATCCTCGCACCTTTGGGTAGAGGAGTTGTCCAATATAATAATCAATCATTCATTCATTATTGACGGCTTAATGTTTACAAAACAAGTAACCGATTCTTCAGTTTATAAGTGGTTTAATGATCGCCTCGAAGTAGAAGCGATTTCTGATGATATTAGTAGTAAGTATGTTCCTCCCCATGTCAATATTTTTTATTGCTTGGGCGGTATTACCCTAACTTGCTTCTTAATTCAGTTTGCCACTGGGTTTGCCATGACTTTTTATTACAAACCTACCGTTGCCGAAGCGTTTAACTCTGTTCAATTTATTATGAACGAGGTTAATTTCGGCTGGTTAATTCGTTCTATCCATCGCTGGTCTGCCAGTATGATGGTATTGATGTTAATTCTCCATGTTTTCCGTGTTTATTTAACTGGTGGTTTCAAGAAACCCCGTGAGTTGACTTGGATTGTGGGTGTTACCATGGCGGTAATTACCGTTTCTTTTGGTGTAACTGGTTATTCTTTACCTTGGGATCAAGTTGGTTACTGGGCGGTTAAAATCGTTTCTGGTGTACCTGCGGCTATTCCTGTGGTGGGTGATCAAATGGTAGAACTACTTAGAGGTGGTGCTAGTGTTGGTCAAGCTACTTTGACCCGTTTTTACACTATCCATACTTTTGTTTTACCTTGGTTAATGGCGGTGTTTATGTTATTACACTTCCTCTTAATCCGTAAGCAAGGTATTTCTGGTCCTTTGTAAGTGGTAGTTGATTGAGTTAAGGCGATGGTCGATAACTGATTGTCGTCTTGGTCAATTTTTAGCTCTGTTTATACTTTGTACCGTAACAATCGAGCTACAATAGGAATCATTCCGTATTATTTTTCATCGTTTATCGACTGAGGAGACAATTTTTAGTTATGTCTAACCCTAATTCTCAATTAATCAAAAAGCCAGACCTCAATGATCCTAAGTTAAGAGCTAAATTGGCTCAAAATATGGGTCATAACTATTATGGTGAGGTGGCATGGCCTAACGATATTCTCTATATGTTCCCTGTTTGTATTTTAGGGGCTTTGGGTTTAATCGTTGGTTTGTCTATTTTAGACCCTGCTATGATTGGCGAACCTGCTGATCCTTTTGCTACTCCTTTGGAAATTTTACCTGAGTGGTATTTGTATCCTGTGTTCCAAATTTTGCGCGTTTTACCTAATAAACTTCTTGGTATTGCTTGTCAAGCGGCTATTCCTTTAGGTTTAATGTTAGTGCCTTTCATTGAAAGTGTTAACAAGTTCCAAAATCCTTTCCGTCGCCCTATTGCGATGACTGTATTTTTATTCGGTACTTTAGTTACTCTTTGGTTGGGTGCTGGGTCTGTATTCCCCATTGATAAGTCTTTAACTTTAGGTTTGTTCTAGGCTTATTTCTTTTTCTATAAACCTTAATTGTGTCTGCTGGTGTCTTTTTGCCTTATGGTGGGTTGAAGGGCGCTGGTGGGCATTTTTTATTTTAATGCTTTTTTCTATTCACTTTCAATCATGGAGATGTATAAATGCTTTTTGATATAGCTAATTTAATCTATTGGATTTTTTTAGGTATCGGTATTTTTCTGTTTCTTCTGGTGATATTCACGGGGGGGGGAGAAGATGAGGATATAGATATTGATGGAGATGTTGAAAGTGATATGGAGGTTGATATTGATGGGGATGTTGACGGAGGTTTGGAAAGTAATTTTCTGTTTTTTTTGTCATGGTTAGGAGTGGGAAAAAGTCCGCTAATTATTCTCTTAGCTATGGATTTTTGTGCTTGGGGAGTTTCTGGTTGGTTAATGAATGTGCTGGTGGGTGGGGTGACGGGCGCCCTCCCCACTGGCATTCCTGCTATGATTATTTTTATATTTTCTTTTCTTTTTAGTGTGTGGTTGGGTAGGGTTTTATCTATTCCCATTGGCAAAATTTTCGCTAATTTCGGTGAAGAAATCGATGGCGATCGTTTAATTGGTTGTGTGGGTCAAGTTACTTCTACTAAGTTACCTTACTTAAAGGATGATAAGGTAGCCCAAGCGGATATTATTGATAATATGGGTAATTTGGTAACGGTGGAAGTTTGTTTGCCGGGGTGGGCGCTGGTTATTCCCCATCGTGGGCAGGAAGTTATTATAATTGATCGTCAAGACCATTTTTATCTTGCCATTGGTAAGGATACATCAGATCAAGATAAGTGGCTTAATGAGATTAATGGATAATTGACAATGGATAAAATATTTTGTTGAGTTATATCAAGTTCGGATAATCTGTTACAAATAGATTCTGTCTTCGCACTTTACCCACTGTGTAGTGAATTACACGGAACCAATAGCGTTATCGTTCAATAAATTGAACTAAGATGTTAATATTACTAATTTGTAATGGATCAAGCGAAGTTGATATTATACTTCGTTAACCCAACCTATTAGAAATTGAGTTATATTTCGAGTTATAAAAAAGATAATAAATTATTTTAATTTATATCGCAATTTTGTGTAAAACCATTATGTTAACTAGAGAACAAAAATCAGTTTATTTAGTTTTATTAGCTTACATTTTGGGTTTATTATTGACAGGAATTGATCTTGATTGGTTAAATCTTTCTAATGGTTATGGATTACTTTATTTAATTATTCTTGTTTTTACTACCATAATTGGCGTAATTTGTCAACAGATAAATAAGCAAATGCCATCATTAAAATGGTTGATTATTGCAGGTATGGTAATAGTCAGCGCCCACCACCATTACCAATTACGCCTACCTAATATCTTAGATTCTGATATTAGTTATGAATTAACAAATTATGAGAATGAAACCGTAGAAATAACAGGCAAAATCATCACTTCACCTCAAGTTAATCGCAGTGAAAAAAGACGATTTATTTTAGCAGTAGAAAGCTATCAAAACCAACCGAAAACAGGAAAAATTTATGTGACAGCGCCCCTCCTCCCCACCCAAAATTTATTCCCTTCGACGAA
This sequence is a window from Cyanobacterium sp. T60_A2020_053. Protein-coding genes within it:
- the pyk gene encoding pyruvate kinase, with amino-acid sequence MSEKFSRRTKIVATVGPACANAETLRQMILAGANTFRLNFSHGSHEVHQSSIRLIRQVENELNHPIGILQDLQGPKIRLGKYECGSIDLNEGDHYILTSREVKCDQNIASISYEYLAEEVPPSARILIDDGRVEMVVKEIDLENKDLHCQVVVGGTLSSNKGVNFPNVYLSVKALTEKDKKDLMFGLDQRVDWVALSFVRNPEDMIEIKNLIASAGKSTPVIAKIEKHEAIEQMEEILALCDGVMVARGDLGVELPAEDVPILQKRLIRTANRLGIPIITATQMLDSMANSPSPTRAEVSDVANAILDGTDAVMLSNETAVGKYPVKAVATMSKIAKRIEAERDILVTNALAVADSQNIPNAISGAVAQIAKQLNASAIMTLTKTGSTARNVSKFRPQTPIFAITPHVSVSRQLQLVWGVKPLLLLDMPGLKQVFNSAIEVAREQNLLEDGNVVVMTAGTLQGVAGSTDLIKVEIVKGLLTEGIGIGQGVITGRTKVVQSISNLSNFTQGDILVAKSTDSQYVDAMRLASGIITEEPGVRSHAAQIGMRLGIPVIVGVKGATKVIRDASFVTMKIEQGLVYVGTDGTQDSVD
- a CDS encoding response regulator transcription factor, whose translation is MSSGNGTENNNLSPRELEILELVATGLTNHDIADKLEISKRTVDNHISNILTKTKTDNRVELVRWALQWGKICLDEVNCCVLPGASAVIE
- a CDS encoding cytochrome b6; its protein translation is MFTKQVTDSSVYKWFNDRLEVEAISDDISSKYVPPHVNIFYCLGGITLTCFLIQFATGFAMTFYYKPTVAEAFNSVQFIMNEVNFGWLIRSIHRWSASMMVLMLILHVFRVYLTGGFKKPRELTWIVGVTMAVITVSFGVTGYSLPWDQVGYWAVKIVSGVPAAIPVVGDQMVELLRGGASVGQATLTRFYTIHTFVLPWLMAVFMLLHFLLIRKQGISGPL
- a CDS encoding cytochrome b6-f complex subunit IV, translated to MSNPNSQLIKKPDLNDPKLRAKLAQNMGHNYYGEVAWPNDILYMFPVCILGALGLIVGLSILDPAMIGEPADPFATPLEILPEWYLYPVFQILRVLPNKLLGIACQAAIPLGLMLVPFIESVNKFQNPFRRPIAMTVFLFGTLVTLWLGAGSVFPIDKSLTLGLF
- a CDS encoding DUF1449 family protein, whose protein sequence is MLFDIANLIYWIFLGIGIFLFLLVIFTGGGEDEDIDIDGDVESDMEVDIDGDVDGGLESNFLFFLSWLGVGKSPLIILLAMDFCAWGVSGWLMNVLVGGVTGALPTGIPAMIIFIFSFLFSVWLGRVLSIPIGKIFANFGEEIDGDRLIGCVGQVTSTKLPYLKDDKVAQADIIDNMGNLVTVEVCLPGWALVIPHRGQEVIIIDRQDHFYLAIGKDTSDQDKWLNEING